Within the Zea mays cultivar B73 chromosome 10, Zm-B73-REFERENCE-NAM-5.0, whole genome shotgun sequence genome, the region ATAATATTTATATTTTGATGTAGGTATTATTTTGTGCAAACACCACACACTTTAATTGTTCAATGTCAAGATTTTAAATATTCGATAAAGTCACTAACCTCCATCTCCATTTATAAAACAAAGTAACTCATCCAAAGATCTCTCGTCTTTTTGTTCTTCTTGTGTTTGAACATCCTGAAATAAAGCGAACCTCAAAAATAAACATAAAACTAGAACAAAAAACTGATGAAGTACGATACATCATTGAACACAACACATAGTAAATAAATGAGAAGTACCTTTAGTTTCTGGCGTTCCTGCAGTTCTTTCCGCTTCTTTGCATACAATCGGTTCAATAAACGAATTGTAGGATCATCATTTAAATTTTTTAGTGGCTCCAGTTTCTCTTCCTGGCAAATAGGTGTCAAATGTGTCAACATCTAAAAGGAAATGATTCACTTTATCAAGCTGAGTTTGTGTTAATGAAATCTGTCTTTTTTTAGCTCCAGATGGGGGAATTGTACTCAGGGAGATCAAGAGAACCTTTTCCTATACACGACTATTCAAGTGGTACTCTTACCTCTGTTAAGTCATCTGGTAAATGGAAAATATCTCTAACTTCATCAGGTGTTTTTCCTCCAATGATTCGAGCAAGTGCTCCACAAGTAAGATCAACTAGTGGCCTTAACTGCAGACCAAGGGCTGCAGAAGCCAACTTACACAGTTTTTCTGTGTCTATCCTGACAAACTTTTCATCGAATGACTTCCGCTCCTACAAATGTAGGAAATCCATGATAAGATATGCTCGAACAAATATAGATTCAACAAACAAAACTTTCAAGATGAATATAAAGTGCAGCAAACCTTGTTTGAGCGCCCAGGGACCTGATGAAACCGACAATAATCAAGAATCAAACTCAAACTTGCCGGATTAACTCTTTCCGGTAGAACTATAGCATGATTCTTAGATGACCCTGTCCCATTTTTCATTATTTCCCGACATATCATAGGGCAGAACATGGCAACTTCTTCCTCCACTTGTTGTATGGAGCCATCAAAGCACTGAAGCCAGATATAAGTTTTCAATGCCTGTCAGAGTTCACCAAAAAACTTGATTTAGGCCCAAATGATGCAATGAAGATAAGAACACAACATTTCCTCTCTAATTAACAGAAACAGCAATGGAAAATGTACCTCTGGTTTTATTACTGCTAACTCGCTCTCTGACATGATTGCCCCACACCAGGAAAATAATGATGATAACAGAACCAGATACAGGAGAAAATTACAAAGAATTCCTTTCAGGCATAGAACCACAACTGGGCTCTCCAATGCCCAACAGCAGCTCA harbors:
- the LOC100273625 gene encoding uncharacterized LOC100273625, whose translation is MSESELAVIKPEALKTYIWLQCFDGSIQQVEEEVAMFCPMICREIMKNGTGSSKNHAIVLPERVNPASLSLILDYCRFHQVPGRSNKERKSFDEKFVRIDTEKLCKLASAALGLQLRPLVDLTCGALARIIGGKTPDEVRDIFHLPDDLTEEEKLEPLKNLNDDPTIRLLNRLYAKKRKELQERQKLKDVQTQEEQKDERSLDELLCFINGDGEVGKLLRVRKRIKEGKIKLRIPQKRTPNL
- the LOC100273625 gene encoding uncharacterized isoform X1, whose translation is MSESELAVIKPEALKTYIWLQCFDGSIQQVEEEVAMFCPMICREIMKNGTGSSKNHAIVLPERVNPASLSLILDYCRFHQVPGRSNKERKSFDEKFVRIDTEKLCKLASAALGLQLRPLVDLTCGALARIIGGKTPDEVRDIFHLPDDLTEEEKLEPLKNLNDDPTIRLLNRLYAKKRKELQERQKLKDVQTQEEQKDERSLDELLCFINGDGDSRGGKASKSKKKNKRRKDQAKNPTKANSEPVNKEGASCVVPCKADNGNISRHPCQSQNLQDTEYPFDNADLDDGLDPAMREEIDREVADFEMKLKLAWTERMSLEQDQQMESHVDTRW
- the LOC100273625 gene encoding uncharacterized isoform X4, with amino-acid sequence MSESELAVIKPEALKTYIWLQCFDGSIQQVEEEVAMFCPMICREIMKNGTGSSKNHAIVLPERVNPASLSLILDYCRFHQVPGRSNKERKSFDEKFVRIDTEKLCKLASAALGLQLRPLVDLTCGALARIIGGKTPDEVRDIFHLPDDLTEEEKLEPLKNLNDDPTIRLLNRLYAKKRKELQERQKLKDVQTQEEQKDERSLDELLCFINGDGDSRGGKASKSKKKNKRRKDQAKNPTKANSEPVNKEGASCVVPCKADNGNISRHPCQSQNLQDTEYPFDNADLDDGLDPAMREEIDSSA
- the LOC100273625 gene encoding uncharacterized isoform X3 — protein: MSESELAVIKPEALKTYIWLQCFDGSIQQVEEEVAMFCPMICREIMKNGTGSSKNHAIVLPERVNPASLSLILDYCRFHQVPGRSNKERKSFDEKFVRIDTEKLCKLASAALGLQLRPLVDLTCGALARIIGGKTPDEVRDIFHLPDDLTEEEKLEPLKNLNDDPTIRLLNRLYAKKRKELQERQKLKDVQTQEEQKDERSLDELLCFINGDGDSRGGKASKSKKKNKRRKDQAKNPTKANSEPVNKEGASCVVPCKADNGNISRHPCQSQNLQDTEYPFDNADLDDGLDPAMREEIDREVADFEMKLKLAWTERMSLEQDQQMESHVDTR